A portion of the Acidisarcina polymorpha genome contains these proteins:
- a CDS encoding methyltransferase domain-containing protein produces the protein MSMNASRSSPPETKPPASTAPNDPSANYAYDGTFYRYIQDGAVRSARVIAPLVVDRLGTSSLLDVGCGAGAWLSEYRKLGVQPCLGVDGDYVKAADLLVPQETFIARDISLPFDLMERFALVQCLEVGEHIETAASGTLVANLVRHGDCILFSAAIPGQGGENHINERPYEFWRALFAEHGYMPYDFLRPLLRRAKEVEIWYRHNVMLYVAASRHGTLPVEVSQSRVPDNEPIANVCSPLYRMRTAILAGLPVSWLSHLAILKHRSILLSRMVRGQR, from the coding sequence ATGAGTATGAATGCTTCGCGCAGTAGCCCACCAGAAACAAAACCGCCCGCCTCGACAGCGCCTAACGATCCAAGCGCGAATTATGCCTACGATGGGACCTTCTACCGGTATATCCAAGACGGAGCCGTGCGTTCTGCGCGGGTGATCGCGCCTTTGGTCGTTGACCGGCTGGGCACTTCAAGTCTTCTCGATGTCGGTTGCGGGGCGGGCGCCTGGCTGAGCGAATACAGGAAGCTCGGCGTTCAACCTTGTCTTGGCGTGGACGGAGACTACGTGAAGGCAGCCGACTTGCTCGTTCCGCAGGAGACGTTTATCGCCCGCGATATAAGTCTGCCATTCGATCTTATGGAACGGTTTGCTCTGGTGCAGTGCCTCGAGGTCGGCGAGCATATCGAGACCGCTGCGAGCGGCACCCTGGTCGCAAATCTGGTAAGACACGGCGACTGCATCTTGTTTTCAGCGGCCATCCCTGGGCAGGGCGGCGAGAACCATATCAATGAACGTCCCTATGAATTCTGGCGAGCTTTATTCGCTGAGCATGGCTATATGCCCTATGACTTTCTTCGTCCTTTGTTGCGTCGTGCGAAAGAGGTAGAGATTTGGTATCGCCACAACGTGATGTTGTATGTCGCTGCGAGCCGTCACGGCACTCTTCCGGTCGAAGTCTCCCAATCGCGAGTCCCAGACAACGAACCTATCGCAAATGTTTGCAGCCCACTTTACAGAATGCGAACGGCCATACTGGCAGGGCTTCCCGTATCGTGGCTTTCGCATCTCGCGATCCTCAAGCATCGCTCGATTCTTCTTTCCCGCATGGTGAGGGGGCAACGCTGA
- a CDS encoding glycosyltransferase family 2 protein gives MPAEPIRQERGHPPPKLAIVLPCYNEEEVLPETSRRLLLLLDDLSESGLIEEGSLYFVDDGSEDGTWQFIQSLAASNERVHGIKLSRNYGHQRALLAGLLHAPGDVVISIDADLQDDLTATKSMLSGYASGAEIVYGVRRLRQMDTSVKRVTAEAYYSILRAIGVNLIFNHADYRLLSRPVIEALREYKETNIFLRGLIPQLGFQSALVYYDRQERFAGVSKYPFSKMLALAIEGITSFSDVPLKIITILGLVISLVSFAMATWALWIRIFNPSAVPGWASTVIPLYMLGGIQLLCMGVIGQYLAKIYSETKSRPRFIIEKLI, from the coding sequence ATGCCAGCAGAGCCGATCCGTCAAGAGAGAGGCCATCCTCCGCCAAAGCTCGCGATAGTCCTCCCCTGCTATAACGAGGAGGAAGTCTTGCCGGAGACCTCGCGCCGCCTGCTTCTTTTGCTGGATGATTTGAGTGAATCAGGGTTGATTGAGGAGGGCAGCCTCTATTTCGTCGACGATGGCTCCGAGGATGGCACCTGGCAGTTCATTCAATCTCTAGCTGCATCGAATGAACGGGTGCACGGAATCAAGCTTTCGAGGAACTATGGCCATCAGCGAGCTCTCCTTGCTGGTTTGCTCCATGCGCCGGGAGACGTTGTCATCAGCATCGATGCTGATTTGCAGGATGATCTGACAGCCACCAAGAGCATGCTGAGCGGGTATGCAAGCGGAGCCGAGATCGTCTATGGTGTGAGGCGTCTGCGGCAGATGGACACCTCCGTCAAGCGAGTTACCGCCGAGGCCTACTATTCCATTTTGCGGGCCATTGGCGTCAACCTCATCTTTAACCATGCCGACTATCGTTTGCTCAGTCGCCCGGTGATTGAAGCCTTGAGGGAGTACAAAGAGACAAATATTTTTCTCAGGGGATTGATCCCCCAGCTAGGCTTCCAGTCGGCGCTCGTCTACTACGATCGCCAGGAACGCTTTGCCGGGGTATCGAAATACCCATTCTCGAAGATGCTCGCGCTGGCGATCGAGGGCATTACCTCGTTCTCCGATGTGCCGCTCAAGATCATCACCATCCTTGGACTGGTGATCTCTCTGGTCAGCTTCGCGATGGCTACCTGGGCGCTGTGGATTCGGATCTTCAACCCATCTGCCGTTCCCGGGTGGGCGTCGACGGTGATCCCACTTTACATGCTGGGTGGTATTCAGCTGCTTTGCATGGGGGTCATCGGCCAGTATCTGGCAAAGATCTATTCGGAGACCAAGTCGCGGCCCCGATTCATCATTGAGAAGCTGATATGA
- a CDS encoding L-lactate permease: MNSSWQQTYTLLGQGLPLSAAIASVPIVTLLFLLGVKRKPAWLAALCALGITVVLAAAGYKMPPRLILSAAAYGAAFGLFPISWIVLWAIVLYQVTVASGRFEVIHSSLGSLTTDLRLQALLVAFAFGAFVEGATGFGTPVAVASAMLVGFGFNPFYAAAVCLLANTVPVAFGSIGIPVVTLAGITGLPLGPLSAAVGRLCAPLSMILPGYLIVTMVGWRRMQEVWPAVALAGGVFGVVQFLMSNYVSPQLTDIVSSLSAILALLVLLRFWRPRHLLEAGDPSAAAFVELRGSASYADRRKYRTGEVLSAWMPYALLVLFVLLWGFKPVQGLLNSVTINLPWPWLHNVVQRMPPVVAVPLHYAALYQVNWLSAAGTACMFAALVSVLLVRLSLRVFLRILRDVIRQLFLPTVTVACVLSLAFVMNYCGATATLGLAFAGSGALFPFFSPLLGWLGVFLTGSDTSANALFGNLQVMTASRLGFDPLLMAAANSAGGVMGKMISLQTIAVAAAATGMSVPDQARLFRFTLRHSILLTTMVGLEVLLYAYAFTRH, translated from the coding sequence ATGAATTCATCCTGGCAACAGACCTACACCTTACTCGGTCAAGGGCTCCCGCTCTCTGCTGCGATCGCTTCCGTGCCGATCGTGACGTTGCTGTTTTTGCTTGGCGTGAAGCGCAAGCCTGCCTGGCTGGCGGCCCTTTGCGCGTTAGGCATCACTGTCGTTTTAGCGGCGGCCGGCTACAAGATGCCACCTCGATTGATCTTGAGTGCGGCGGCCTACGGCGCGGCCTTTGGACTTTTCCCCATCTCGTGGATCGTACTGTGGGCGATCGTGCTCTATCAGGTCACAGTAGCTTCAGGCAGATTTGAGGTCATCCATTCGTCTCTAGGCTCCCTGACTACCGATCTACGCTTGCAGGCTTTGCTGGTCGCCTTTGCATTCGGCGCCTTCGTAGAAGGCGCAACGGGTTTTGGGACACCAGTGGCGGTCGCTTCAGCGATGTTGGTCGGCTTTGGATTCAACCCATTCTATGCCGCCGCGGTTTGCCTTTTAGCGAACACCGTACCGGTTGCCTTCGGTTCCATCGGCATTCCGGTCGTAACCCTCGCCGGGATCACCGGGTTGCCGCTTGGTCCGTTGAGCGCGGCAGTGGGTCGACTATGTGCGCCATTGTCAATGATTCTCCCTGGATATCTGATCGTGACCATGGTCGGCTGGCGGCGCATGCAGGAAGTTTGGCCGGCGGTGGCGCTCGCGGGCGGAGTCTTCGGAGTTGTGCAATTTCTGATGTCGAACTATGTCAGCCCGCAGCTTACGGACATCGTCAGTTCGCTCTCCGCGATCCTGGCTCTTCTCGTCCTCTTGCGGTTCTGGCGGCCGCGTCATCTGTTGGAAGCGGGAGATCCCTCGGCTGCTGCTTTTGTCGAGCTTCGGGGCAGCGCCAGCTACGCGGACCGGCGCAAATATCGCACCGGCGAGGTCCTTAGCGCATGGATGCCTTATGCCCTGCTGGTCCTCTTCGTCCTGTTATGGGGTTTCAAGCCGGTTCAAGGGCTGCTCAATTCGGTGACTATCAACCTTCCGTGGCCATGGCTGCACAATGTCGTCCAGCGCATGCCGCCGGTGGTGGCCGTGCCGCTCCACTATGCCGCCCTCTATCAGGTCAACTGGCTATCGGCAGCGGGAACGGCTTGTATGTTTGCGGCCCTGGTCTCGGTCTTGCTCGTGAGATTGTCGCTCCGGGTCTTTCTACGAATTCTTCGAGATGTCATCAGGCAGCTGTTTTTGCCGACAGTGACGGTTGCGTGCGTCCTCTCGCTGGCCTTCGTGATGAATTACTGTGGAGCGACGGCGACCTTGGGGCTCGCTTTTGCCGGATCAGGCGCTCTCTTCCCCTTCTTCAGCCCGCTTCTTGGATGGTTAGGCGTATTCCTCACTGGCTCCGACACCTCGGCGAACGCCCTCTTCGGCAATCTGCAAGTCATGACTGCCAGTCGTCTGGGATTCGACCCCTTGTTGATGGCGGCCGCGAACTCGGCCGGCGGCGTGATGGGCAAGATGATCAGCCTGCAAACCATCGCCGTTGCCGCAGCGGCAACCGGGATGTCGGTTCCCGATCAGGCCAGGTTGTTTCGCTTTACCTTACGGCACAGCATCCTGTTGACAACAATGGTGGGTCTAGAAGTCCTGCTCTACGCCTACGCGTTCACGCGCCACTAA
- a CDS encoding alpha/beta hydrolase, protein MRQQLLLLLALAASTCFSFAQKPAWQPPPGLTTLPLWPHGAPGAPANTPPEVDTTTAKDKLIAGRPIIHLGNVSVPTLTVYPPKGQNTGVGIVVFPGGGYKILAIDLEGTEVCDWLNATGITCLLVKYRVPDTGPYPKSDAALQDAQRAVGLVREHAGEWHINPNKIGVLGFSAGAHLSAAVSTHFEKRLYPSVDSADALSCRPDFAVIVYPGYLALSEKNFKHNPKINPTSQTPPTFIVQAEDDPVHVENATVYFLQLKKANVPAELHIYAQGGHGYGLRKTELPVTTWPQSVEVWLHTIHILPAAAP, encoded by the coding sequence ATGCGTCAGCAACTCCTGCTCTTGCTCGCTTTGGCCGCCAGTACTTGCTTCTCCTTCGCGCAAAAACCCGCCTGGCAACCCCCACCCGGATTGACTACGCTACCGCTCTGGCCGCACGGAGCACCCGGAGCGCCCGCGAACACCCCGCCAGAGGTCGACACCACCACCGCCAAGGACAAGCTCATCGCCGGAAGGCCAATCATCCATCTCGGGAATGTGTCCGTGCCCACCCTCACCGTCTATCCCCCGAAGGGTCAGAACACCGGGGTCGGCATCGTCGTCTTTCCCGGCGGCGGCTATAAAATTCTCGCCATCGATCTGGAAGGCACCGAGGTCTGCGATTGGCTGAACGCCACCGGAATCACCTGCCTCCTGGTCAAGTACCGCGTTCCCGACACCGGCCCCTACCCCAAATCGGACGCTGCCCTCCAAGATGCTCAGCGGGCTGTCGGACTTGTTCGGGAACACGCCGGCGAATGGCACATCAATCCCAACAAGATCGGCGTTCTCGGCTTCTCTGCCGGGGCGCACTTGTCCGCAGCCGTCAGTACCCATTTCGAAAAGCGCCTCTACCCGTCCGTCGATTCAGCCGACGCCCTCAGCTGCCGCCCCGACTTTGCCGTCATTGTTTATCCCGGCTACCTCGCACTGTCTGAAAAGAATTTCAAGCACAACCCGAAGATCAATCCGACCAGCCAGACTCCGCCAACCTTCATCGTGCAGGCAGAAGACGATCCCGTGCACGTCGAAAATGCAACCGTTTATTTCCTTCAACTGAAGAAGGCCAACGTTCCCGCCGAGCTCCACATCTACGCGCAAGGCGGTCACGGCTACGGCCTCCGCAAGACCGAGCTGCCGGTCACCACCTGGCCGCAGAGCGTAGAGGTTTGGCTGCACACCATCCACATTCTTCCCGCTGCCGCACCATAG
- a CDS encoding universal stress protein: MADLRSDQSPPEPQPLILDPPETSPPERAKLRVYIGAAPGVGKTYQMLETAHLLRKQGVDIVIGLIETHGRADTAALIHDLEIIPEKQIPYRSVVLREMDIDAILKRHPHTVIVDELAHTNVPGSRNRKRYEDVLELLDAGINVMTAVNVQHLETLNDAVARSASTVIRETVPDSLLKRADEVVNVDVTVDELRDRLRQGKIYAPEKIEQSLANFFRKGNLNMLRELALRTTAEQVGTAASEYRRTQGLEQAPMPEKVMVCLSERAGTERLLRVGARIAGRLATNWYAVYVEPPNKDNQHNDPEAFERMEEYLKLARDLGAKTILLKSKRVADALIAFAQQENISHVVFGQSARSRFDILLRGSVLNRFLSEVRDVTVQVVPMSKTKR; the protein is encoded by the coding sequence ATGGCCGATCTACGTTCCGATCAGTCGCCTCCAGAGCCGCAGCCGCTCATCCTCGATCCACCCGAAACCTCGCCGCCTGAACGGGCTAAACTACGTGTTTATATCGGGGCCGCTCCCGGAGTCGGCAAAACCTACCAGATGCTCGAAACCGCGCACCTGCTCCGCAAGCAGGGCGTCGACATTGTGATCGGCCTCATTGAAACTCATGGCCGCGCCGATACCGCGGCATTGATCCATGACCTGGAGATCATCCCCGAGAAACAAATCCCTTATCGCTCGGTGGTGCTCCGCGAAATGGACATCGATGCGATCCTGAAGCGTCATCCGCATACCGTCATCGTGGACGAGCTGGCCCACACCAACGTGCCCGGCTCTCGGAATCGCAAACGGTATGAGGACGTCCTCGAACTGCTCGACGCGGGCATCAACGTCATGACCGCCGTCAATGTTCAGCATCTCGAGACCCTGAACGACGCCGTCGCCCGCTCTGCCAGCACCGTCATCCGCGAAACCGTCCCCGACAGTCTGCTGAAACGGGCTGACGAGGTCGTGAACGTCGACGTCACCGTGGATGAACTCCGCGACCGTTTGCGCCAGGGCAAGATCTACGCGCCCGAGAAAATTGAGCAGTCGCTCGCCAACTTCTTTCGCAAGGGCAATCTCAACATGCTCCGCGAACTTGCCCTGCGCACTACCGCTGAGCAAGTGGGGACCGCAGCGTCGGAATACCGCCGAACCCAGGGCCTCGAGCAGGCCCCCATGCCCGAGAAGGTCATGGTCTGCCTGTCGGAACGCGCAGGAACCGAGCGTCTGCTAAGGGTGGGCGCCCGCATCGCCGGACGCCTGGCAACCAACTGGTATGCCGTCTACGTTGAGCCTCCGAATAAGGACAACCAGCATAACGACCCAGAGGCCTTCGAGCGCATGGAGGAATATCTCAAACTCGCCCGCGATCTAGGCGCGAAGACCATACTGCTCAAGAGCAAGCGAGTTGCCGACGCTCTGATAGCCTTCGCCCAGCAAGAGAATATCTCGCACGTCGTCTTCGGGCAATCGGCCCGCTCCCGTTTCGACATCCTGCTGCGCGGTTCGGTGCTCAACCGCTTTCTGTCGGAAGTACGCGATGTCACTGTCCAGGTAGTCCCCATGAGCAAGACCAAGCGCTAG
- a CDS encoding sensor histidine kinase, translated as MLSLYQRLVLGCFVLLVIVFGMTLFVRASLRRVAATDVMLSSADQATAMLTGLESALAREQLLAAEFEAEPGPTSVAPLMAQMQQTERQIKATALLVADPSLNAFQQQHSRLSTQVGHAVSPDQLRAMASSQLRLRLAALDQGLQQLMATQSAKQLAAQQTAIRERTLLSRHMLTVVEVSSLLALIVAPLIVYSVIAPLHEVAQSAQLIGKGDLQARIEWRSHDDLGIIATEVNRLAVRMRDLRETESGRRQMEHQLSDAVLQSIFEPIIVTDGKGQLLKLNQAAIELLGEVAGDRMALTNTPGGDKILKAVRDAVSMQRAITNEGEAALLPMRIGEAQRSYRLRTTPMRDEDGKLLGAVTVLEDVTQMQEVDRFKTRFISVASQKLRDPLQRIRLSLYTLSKGFGGELKPLQADLLQGAEEEAEALNDLMADLIEVAELDTGRRELKIERLRPLDILQDAHDRFIDEAQAKQIEIEIRAFSDLSHVNADRRALRSILDNLLSNAIRYTPPGGSILLRAEEIKDRVQFFVRDTGRGIETERLPMIFGRFDTSGGTGEGTGLGLALVRRLVESLGGQVAVESRLGSGTTFSFTVPMATVQASRHPVEVG; from the coding sequence ATGCTAAGCCTCTATCAAAGACTGGTCCTCGGTTGCTTCGTCCTGCTGGTGATTGTCTTCGGCATGACTTTATTCGTTCGAGCTTCCCTGCGCCGGGTGGCGGCCACGGACGTGATGCTGTCGAGCGCCGATCAGGCAACGGCGATGCTGACTGGCCTCGAGAGTGCGCTTGCCCGCGAACAACTGTTGGCTGCCGAGTTCGAAGCGGAGCCCGGCCCCACCTCCGTCGCCCCGCTCATGGCGCAAATGCAGCAGACCGAGCGCCAGATCAAAGCGACCGCTCTATTGGTAGCTGACCCATCGCTGAACGCCTTTCAGCAACAGCATAGCCGGCTGTCCACTCAGGTTGGGCATGCCGTCTCTCCTGACCAGCTACGGGCGATGGCCTCCTCCCAGTTGCGTCTCCGTCTGGCCGCGCTCGACCAGGGGCTGCAGCAACTTATGGCCACTCAATCCGCCAAGCAACTCGCTGCGCAGCAGACGGCCATCCGCGAACGAACTTTACTCAGCCGCCACATGCTCACGGTCGTAGAAGTCTCTTCGCTTCTGGCGCTGATCGTCGCTCCTTTGATCGTCTATAGCGTCATTGCGCCTCTGCATGAGGTGGCGCAGAGCGCGCAACTCATCGGCAAAGGGGACCTGCAGGCAAGAATCGAATGGCGGTCCCATGACGATCTCGGCATCATCGCCACCGAGGTGAACCGCCTGGCCGTGCGCATGCGCGATCTGCGCGAAACCGAAAGCGGACGCCGCCAAATGGAGCATCAACTTAGCGATGCCGTGCTCCAGTCCATCTTCGAACCGATCATCGTCACCGACGGCAAGGGTCAGCTGCTCAAGCTCAACCAGGCCGCCATCGAGCTGCTAGGCGAGGTGGCCGGCGATCGCATGGCGCTCACCAACACCCCCGGAGGCGACAAGATTCTAAAAGCAGTCCGCGACGCCGTCTCCATGCAGCGCGCCATAACCAATGAAGGCGAGGCTGCGCTGCTTCCGATGCGGATCGGCGAGGCCCAGCGAAGCTATCGCCTGCGCACCACACCCATGCGCGATGAGGACGGCAAGCTGCTCGGGGCGGTCACCGTCCTCGAGGACGTAACCCAGATGCAGGAGGTCGACCGCTTCAAGACCCGCTTCATCTCCGTCGCCTCGCAAAAACTTCGTGATCCGCTGCAGCGAATTCGTCTTAGCCTCTATACCCTTTCCAAAGGATTCGGTGGAGAATTAAAACCCTTACAGGCCGACCTTCTTCAGGGCGCCGAAGAGGAAGCCGAAGCGCTCAACGACTTGATGGCCGACCTGATCGAGGTCGCCGAACTCGACACCGGACGCCGCGAGCTTAAGATTGAGCGCCTCCGTCCTCTCGACATCCTGCAGGATGCTCACGATCGCTTTATCGATGAGGCCCAGGCAAAGCAGATTGAGATCGAGATCCGGGCTTTCTCCGATCTGTCTCATGTGAATGCTGACCGCCGCGCCTTGCGCAGCATTCTGGACAATCTCCTCAGCAATGCGATTCGCTACACGCCCCCGGGCGGTTCGATTCTGCTGCGCGCCGAGGAAATCAAGGACCGCGTCCAGTTCTTTGTGCGCGACACCGGACGCGGCATCGAGACTGAAAGGCTCCCTATGATCTTCGGCCGCTTCGACACCTCTGGCGGAACCGGGGAAGGAACCGGTCTCGGATTGGCATTAGTTCGCCGTCTTGTCGAATCCCTGGGCGGTCAGGTCGCCGTCGAGAGCCGGCTAGGGTCAGGGACGACTTTTAGCTTTACGGTTCCCATGGCGACCGTCCAAGCGTCCCGTCATCCGGTTGAGGTGGGCTAA
- a CDS encoding trimeric intracellular cation channel family protein produces MKTTVDALLSTVDFAGTLLFALEGAIAAIHGNLDFLGMVVLAFATAVGGGILRDLLIGATPPSAIRDWRYGAIALAGAATAFFFHQLVQEIPVMLMLTLDAAGLALFAISGAGKALEYGIHPAMAIVMGGITGVGGGTVRDVLLAQVPAVLRADVYATAALLGAAVLVIGLKLNLPRIAVGVAAASACFLLRMAAILFHWNLPKVSG; encoded by the coding sequence GTGAAGACAACAGTTGATGCTTTGCTGTCGACGGTAGACTTTGCAGGCACGCTGCTGTTTGCATTGGAAGGGGCAATTGCAGCGATCCATGGAAATCTCGATTTTCTCGGGATGGTGGTACTAGCCTTTGCCACGGCGGTGGGCGGAGGCATCCTTCGCGACTTGTTGATCGGAGCGACCCCGCCGTCGGCGATTCGCGACTGGCGCTATGGCGCGATCGCGCTGGCAGGCGCGGCGACGGCCTTCTTCTTTCATCAACTCGTTCAGGAGATTCCGGTGATGCTCATGCTCACTCTCGACGCGGCAGGATTGGCGTTGTTCGCCATCTCGGGAGCGGGCAAGGCGCTCGAGTACGGCATCCATCCGGCCATGGCGATCGTGATGGGTGGCATTACCGGAGTGGGTGGTGGGACGGTTCGAGATGTATTGCTGGCCCAGGTGCCGGCCGTGCTGCGAGCGGACGTCTATGCAACGGCCGCCTTGCTGGGGGCTGCCGTACTGGTGATAGGACTGAAGCTCAATTTGCCCCGGATCGCGGTAGGAGTGGCCGCGGCGTCGGCATGTTTCCTGCTGAGGATGGCGGCGATCCTGTTTCACTGGAATCTGCCGAAAGTATCCGGGTAG
- a CDS encoding cellulase family glycosylhydrolase, with protein sequence MIRNFQNSALRGNRNGLAIGRLTAVVIVFLAWMCAYGTASAQRWSEKKANAWYARQPWLVGANYVPSDAINQLEMFQAETFNPALNDKELALGESIGMNTMRVFLQDQLWAQDPKGFTQRLDQFLAIAARHHIRPLLVLFDSCWEPDPKLGPQHPPIPGVHNSGWVQSPGAKGISDPAYEPKLKSYVEGVVGAFANDERVLGWDIWNEPDNGNGARFASQEAKHKAELVAVLLPKAFAWAREAHPIQPLTSGVWTGDWVHPDQESPMTKIQLAESDIITFHNYEWPEGFEARVKQLQAYHRPIICTEYMARGAGSTFDNTLPLAKKYNVGAINWGLVAGKTQTYYPWDSWQHPYVLEQPTVWFHEVFRQDWTPYREHEVELIHELTGRGTLQASSIGQ encoded by the coding sequence ATGATTCGCAATTTTCAGAATAGTGCTCTCAGGGGCAACCGGAACGGATTGGCTATCGGCAGACTGACTGCGGTTGTAATCGTCTTTTTGGCCTGGATGTGCGCGTATGGAACCGCGAGCGCGCAAAGATGGTCGGAAAAAAAAGCCAATGCCTGGTATGCACGGCAACCGTGGCTGGTTGGGGCCAATTATGTTCCGTCCGATGCGATCAACCAGCTGGAAATGTTCCAGGCTGAGACCTTTAATCCTGCGCTGAACGACAAGGAGCTGGCGCTGGGCGAAAGCATCGGGATGAATACGATGCGGGTCTTTCTCCAGGACCAGCTGTGGGCGCAGGACCCGAAGGGTTTTACTCAACGGCTCGATCAGTTTCTGGCGATCGCGGCCAGGCACCATATCCGGCCCTTGCTGGTGTTGTTCGACTCTTGCTGGGAGCCCGACCCGAAGCTAGGCCCGCAGCATCCGCCCATTCCCGGGGTGCACAACTCTGGTTGGGTGCAGAGTCCCGGGGCGAAGGGTATTTCGGATCCGGCCTATGAGCCAAAACTGAAGTCCTACGTGGAAGGGGTGGTGGGGGCATTTGCGAACGACGAACGAGTGCTCGGCTGGGATATTTGGAATGAACCCGATAACGGGAACGGGGCCCGGTTTGCGTCGCAGGAAGCCAAGCACAAGGCAGAGCTGGTAGCGGTTTTGCTGCCGAAGGCGTTTGCCTGGGCGCGGGAGGCTCATCCGATCCAACCGCTCACCAGTGGGGTGTGGACCGGAGACTGGGTGCATCCAGACCAGGAGAGCCCGATGACGAAGATTCAGCTGGCGGAGTCGGACATTATTACGTTTCACAACTATGAGTGGCCGGAGGGCTTCGAGGCGCGGGTGAAACAACTGCAGGCTTATCATCGACCCATCATCTGCACGGAATACATGGCGCGCGGCGCCGGCAGCACCTTCGACAATACGCTCCCGCTGGCAAAAAAATACAACGTAGGAGCGATCAACTGGGGACTGGTCGCGGGCAAAACCCAGACCTACTATCCCTGGGATTCATGGCAACATCCGTATGTGCTGGAGCAGCCGACGGTTTGGTTCCATGAGGTCTTCCGCCAGGACTGGACGCCTTACCGGGAGCATGAAGTCGAGCTGATCCACGAACTGACCGGCAGGGGGACTTTGCAAGCTTCCTCTATTGGGCAATAG